The genomic stretch TCCTCCATCTCCTTGCCCCTGAACTTCCCATCTCCCCTTGATCTCTGTCTCCCCCGTGCACCCCTGAGAAGTCCTCACCAGCTCCCCTGACGCCTCCACGTTCCCCTGACCCCCACCGGCCCCcgccccctccctgccccggtCCCGCGCCACCTGCCCCGCCCTGCGTGTCCCTCCGCCGCCCTCTggcggccgccgctgcccgcgcgaATTGACCCGAGGCGGCCACCGTCGTCGCTCCGGGAGCCGCTGCGTCCGGTCTCCATGGCAACGCGGGCCGGCCCGCACGGCGCTGAGCGGCCGGGACCGGCTCGGGACGGCACCGAGGTGCCCCGGGCTCCCGGTGTTCTGGGGAGCCGGGCTGGGCTCAAGGGAGCCGGACTGGCCCGGGGGCGATGGTGACCCGGGGCCCGGGCTTCTGCTCCGCTCCGGGGGCAGGCACGGTTATAACGGAGTGGGCCGTGccccagggagctgggcaggcGCTCTCTGTAGGGAGCAGAGTCCTGCCATAGTCATCCATACGGGGCTCGACGGGGCCAGGCCAGGCTACAGAGCACAGCTTTGCTGTACTGGGCTCTGTGGGCCGATagtgggcagggcagggctgtgctacCCAGCGCCAAGGAGAGCCCTTCCACAGGGGCTGGGCTGCGAGTCACGACCCACAGGTCATCGGGACAGCCGTGGTCCGTGGAGAGGGCTGGACTCAGCTGCAAAATGGGGACACAACGGGGGCTGTTCCCCTGCAGGGAGGGGGCTCAGCGCCACCATGAGCCTGAGGAGGGGGCGTTTGGTCTCGGGGAGTGCCCAGCTCTTGGCAGCAAAGGCGCAGggggtgcaggagcagcacGTGTGAGGACTTTTCCCTCTTGTTTCTCAGATGCTTGCTCAGGCGCATGGCGAGCCCCAAAGCTCTGACTCTTTTCGGAAGAGTGGCTATGACAGGAAGGTGAGCGGAGGAGCAAAAAGTGCTGCTGACGTGGGGTGGATTGTCTGGcaggcagagagaggagagaaacaaaaaagcgTTTAGCCTTTGCGTCCGTCGTTCATCACACCCCTTAGTATCTGCTGTTTGGGCTGTGGCCAGGAGGTGTCCTCTCTGGACTCCTGGAGCAGGGCTTTTGGAGACTCCTGGAGTTCTGCCGCGGGGTGGCTCCTCTGATCTGCCAGAGTCAAGAAACCCTTAGCGTCGAGAAACGGCTGTTTTGAGTTAtttctcctcccttcttcccaaacTGCTACTCCCTAAGGTGTCTTCaagagaggcaaagaagaagaaagtcaTATTCTGGGGCATTGAGGTGCCTGAAACACTCAGTTGGCATGGCTGGGAACTTGGAAAAGAGATAATCAGACACCTGACCTTGAAAAATGTTCATGGGAAAGCCCAGAAGCTGAGCTACAGGTGCGTGGGAAGTTTGTTTGTCCTTTGTACTCCTCACGCTCTCACTGCATCTTCACTCCTCCTGCTGTATCAGTCACCTCAGCACCTTTTCTCAGATTCAccttccctctgtccccttGAGTGCTGTGCTGGAGACAATGTGTGCACCCTTATGTTGCAGAACAGAAACCTGCTAATTCAGAAACACAGCCCTTGTTCCTGGCAGAAGTCTGTTAAATGAAGTGCCttgtttaaattctgttttgctGATACTTCTGTCTGTGAGGCATTTCCAGTCTAGTGAGATTTTAATTGTGGATGTATGCCAGCCAGTCACTAGTGTGACCTAAAACCATTGCTCCCGGAGTCTCTCTGGATGTTGAGCCATTCCAGCAGTCCCTGTGACCCTCCCTGCTCTGAAACTCAAATGTGTCTGCCCTATGTATTTTGCTCATACTACACGGcctgaaaacataaaatattgttCAAGGAGGGGGTAGGTACTTAGAGCCAGGAGTGGGTTCTGTCCCTCTCTACTATTTTGCTGCCAAAGTACTCTTGGGGTCCAGTGTGTGAAGTGCTTCTAAATTGTGGGGTCTGGAGGTGTTGgttatttattctcttttctgctGTCTAACTTAAACTGCACACCCTAAGACAAAATCTCTTGTTTTGACTTTGTTATCTAGAGCTCCTTCCACGCCATACTTCTTCACTGTTTTCCAGCAGCCGATTACTCTGAACCCTGGTATGTCCTTAACTCTGCCCATCGTTTTCCGGCCCAGGGAAAAGGTAAAGCAGCAACATCACATCTGCTCTCAGTGTTCCGGGGGAGGGCAGTGGGCCTCTGCCTCTCTTGTCCTTTCTGATTTGTTTTCACTTGAATGCATGAGACCTTGGGGAAATTCTAGCATAGAAAGAGTGGGCAGAATGACCTTCCTGCTCTCTCCACATCTTCATTACCTGAGGGAGCCCTAATCCCTGACTTCTCTGCAGAGTTTGCCTGTAGTTATGAGAGGAATCCTCACAAGAAGTATTCCCAGTTTTTCACGTACCACTTCTGGCTCTCAACTCAGTAAGATAAAGTGCTTAAACTGTCCACGCCTGGTTTGATCCCAAGGAAACATATCTGGGTGGTTTTAGTGCAGAACCTTGGGTTGAGGAACTCACTTTCTGCTTTCATAAAGGAGATCTCAAAGCCTCTACATTCAAGGGCTACCGGTTTTCTAAAGGGATATGTCAGGGGCCTCCCTTCTTTTGGATGGATTGGGTTTCtttaagctttattttaaacagcaatGATTCTTTTCATCTAGACCATTTTCTTGATTTTCACGTTGTTTGCAGTGTCTGTCTTGGCTCTGAGTGTTGATCTCTGGCTGTTGTGGACAGCTGTATGTCTTTGATGTATATCTCTGTCCTAGCCATAGAGCATGGTCATTGAACAGATTCCCAATACCCTGCTCTCTTAGTATCATGATTTTTTGATGACTGTTCAGCGTTCCCTTTATGAAATAAGCTGCTGGCCTTGTTCCATTTTCAGTGAATAGTTTGTCTGCAGCACATCAACTGCTAAAGCAGGAGGTTGCCTTTCTTAGAGAGAGCAAAGACTGTGTGTGTTGCAGTGCCCAAGGTCTCTCCTTACCTGTATAAGTGTTACTCAGGAGGGGTGACAAATGGGAAGCATAGAAAACACACATCTTTCAATTCCTTCCATCTTGGCTGGCTAGCAGATGTCCTGAGGCTATTTGTACACAGTGCTGTCAACACTGCATCTTTAAGTTGTGTGTTATCTGCTTGGATCTCTAGCTGACAAAGCATTTAATCAAAGATTAATACTTCTGTGCTTGTGGAACTCAAAGAAAGGCTGTACATGCTTCAGTTCAGCTGAACTGGAATcttgaaaatactgaaagaaatcCATCTGCATTGAAACAAATCAGATGAAACTAATGTGGCCTTCAACTGCTCTCCCTGAGGGTGTTTGTGTGCTCTCTGACAGAGGAGTATGCCTGGGCACCTTCCACACTGCCTGCCTTTTCTCAGTGATTCATATGCTCTCTGTCCTGCACAGAGGCCTCCACTGGTGCCTCTGTTGccaacattttttccccaacactTGCAGAGGTGATGGTGACAGGTATTCATGGGTAGAGCTGCAGTACCCCCAGGGTGGAGTCCATATAACTGCTGTCTCCCCTTGCTTTTCTGTGCAGAGGGATTATGAAGACAGCATCTTCTTTATGAAAGCTGAGGGTGAGTTCTCTGTTGCCCTGCGTGCTATGCATCCACGCTTCGGTCTGTCCATGCCGGCTGCTGTCCAGTTGCCTGTCTGTGCTGTCCACAATGTCACGGAGATGACCTTTCCTGTGTGCAATGTTGGGTGAGTGAGAGGTGGCTAAGGAGACACTCTTTCTGTTTTGTCAGGTATTTTGCCACTTTTTTGAACTCTCCAATGAATGCAGCTCATTCCAGTGGTTATTGGTTCTGCTGGCTGCCTTAACAGGAGGCAAATCTCTGCCTCCCCTGAGGTCTGggcagaaaaggcagcagaatgGTAGTACAGGTCACTGTGGGCACATTTTGACATCTCACATCTGCTTGTTGCCAGCATATGCTGAGAACCATTCATGCACCGGAACTAGGTGGGGACAAGCACAGTGTCCCACTGAGAACATCCCACATTCACAGGACAGGCCTGGGCTTCTATTTAACCAAAGGCAACCTGCCCAGcatgaacagggagagatgagcTACCAGCTGGAAACGTTTTAGTCATTTAGGAGCAAAGATGGTCCTGGTTACCAAGGTTTGTCCTGTTTTAGTGAGGAAGGACAGTATTGTAGAAAGGAATGCAGTGAAGTTCCCAGGCAAGGAGGAGGTGTACTTCCAACCAAGTGATTCCAGCCATTTCAAGTGTTTCAGTCTCCACttagagaaataatttgtaCCAACTGATAGGCCCAGGCTGTTGGAGGATAAGGATGGTAAGAAACACACACCTTGGatcaataaaatagaaaaagctGATGGCGTATCATGTTCTTTGCAGAAATCAAACAAGCAAAGGGGGTTCTGGAAAATTGAATGAGGTATTAAGGAAATAGCTCAATCCTCTCTTCTCACTTGAGCATATAACAGAGGAACAAATGTTCATTTGGAATTATGTAGCTGCAAATTTAGacacaggaaaagcaaataCTTAATTTTGGAGCTGATTTGCTTGGTATCACCTTATGGCCATTAATAAAGTTCTTAGCTGTAGTAACCAGGATTCATTAAAGTGTGAACAGAGCATTTGCAGAGAcaagagaaaaatttcttcacagcatCACATATTTGTCCAGATGCATTAGGAATTCTTCCATTCAGCACTGGTTGCTTCCCGTCCTGACCAAATAACCTGTTGGGAAAGGCCCATCCTATGCATAATTGCACAGGCAGCAAATGATCCATTCATCTCCTTAAAATGTATCTCCATTTCCTAGTGATCTCATTAGCGTCTTTTCCTGGGAGACACCAAGCCCTTTCTTCATGACTTCTGACCGTAGCACACTGGACCCAGGTGCTGAGTGCATGGTCAAGGTGACCTTCCAGCCAGAGGTGGCTGGGGTGCATAATGCAGTAGCAACATGCTGGTTTGGAGGtgaagtgaaacaaaagagGACAATCCAGCTAAAAGCCCTGGGTGAGTCTTTCTTGCATTTAACACTGAAAGAAATGTGTATTACCCCTAATTCTGGAATAGCATCCCACAGGGATACATGGAGGGCCTGCACTCCATGGATGCTCTGCCAAATTTGGCTCAACCCAGTGATGAGTAAGTGAAGCCATGGTTTGAAAGTGGCCTGTGAAATTCTCTAATGTACTTTTGCCAATTTGGAAGTGTTACCTGAAGAGACAGAGGGTCCAATATGGTCTGTGGCATGCTTTGGCCAAACCAGCATTTTCAAGGCCTGTTTAAGTTGACAGAGGGGGAGAGATGAGAGGAGTTCACTGGAAAAAGCCTCTACAAACTCCTGGCTATGTCTGCACTCAGTGTCTCCTGTCTGTCCCTGCTAGACAGAGAAGCAGAGGGAAATTTCTAAAGCTTTCTGGATGCAAGCTAAAATAAGCAATGATTTCATTACAAGTCCTTGCCTGAAGTGACTTGTATGGCCACTGACAAACAAAAAATGTGATTCTGAGTTAAGTAAATTAGGGCTGGAAGGGAGCTTATTTGGTTCAAAGCAGGGCCAACTTTGAAGGCAGATCCAACTTCGGAGTTATCTGAGGTTCTTCAGAGGGTTGTCCAGTTGAGTGTTGAATATCCAAGAATGGAGGTTCCACCTATCTTTCCTAATCCAGTATACTATTCTCTTTAACAGCCAAATACCCCTGCTTGCGTGTGAGTGTGACAGGAAAGGAATATGAAGGTGTACAGCCTGGAAAGTTTCAGGATGTCCTGTGTTTTGGATCAGTACCAGTGGGGACAACTGTGGAGAAGTGTGTGGAAATCTTCAACATGTCTGTGGTATGTGGAGGGGAGACTGACTTCTTGTGAGAAGCTGGCAtgctgacacatttctctgggATATGTGGTCTTGTGTATCTCCCTTAATGCTGTGAAAATAACCTAAGTGTGAATGTGAATGAAGCAGAGATGATGAGCCTTCCCCTACCAACCATGCCATTCACCCTTGCCTTCCAGCTACAGTGCTGGCAACTTAGCCATTTGCAGCATGGTATTGCAACTTCCCCCTGCTTCCCTTCTCTGCTTGGTCCAGATCAGGCAGCTGCCATGTCCTTTGcatcctgcagctctcctgctcaCCCTGGACAAGCCCATCAGTCCTGTGTGTCAGCTGTGTCAAattggtgtgtgtgtgtgtcccagGCAGCCCAGTGAATTGCTCAGAAAGTCAAATGGATTTGAGCACCTTGGTACCTGTGCCAgctcagcccatcccagcctcaTAATGGATGGATGTACTCAGAGACTGCTGACATGGATGACAGCAGTGCTGATTCCTCCACAGGCCCTGCAGCTTGGGAGTGGAAAAGACACATTCATTTGTCATACTGTTTTTATTCACACTGCAGTGGTGCTCAGCACACTGCCAGGCAAGGATCAGGATGGTTTTTTTAAGGGTGTTGAGGAAGGTGTCAGAGCAccagctttggtttttttgtgaaaagaaGATCCATAAACAAGGTGGAACTGTGGGCTGAGGGAAATAAGTTCTCTGCCTGCATGTTCCCCTGGTCATAGCAGTCACTTAGGCTACTTTGACCCCTAGGGACACCCTGAGCCATCTTTACCAGGAGGGGCACTCCAACCCCAGAGATCACcaggagttttgctgcagcaTGCTGATTTCTGAGCATATTATGGGAGCTTGTTGCTACCAGTTCTCCATCAGAACAAGGTGGCAGAGGTTTGCTGCACAGCATTTCTGTGGTGGCCTTGGTGTTCTTGGTGGTGTTCAGCATTGCTGAGAACTACAGTTCTTACCTGATTAGTGTCCTGCATTCAGAGCCATCCTGCCTCATGTTGGATCCTTTGTTAACCTATTTCTTTTCTACTTGTAGGTTGATGCACCATGTAGAATAGAACAAGAAAAAGACCCTCTGCTTCATGGTTATGTTTTCTCCTGTGATGTGTCCCATGGTGTTGTCCCTGCCAAAGGGAAGCTGGTCTTGTGCATACGGTTTCAGCCTCAAATAGTAGGAGAGCACAGTACTTCCTATTTCACTATTGGATCTACTGGATGCCACTTGGAGACTGTTCTGAAAGTGGTTGGCTCATGTAAAGGTACCAAAGCCTTTCCTGTTTCTCCCTGTCAGCTTCTTACCACTGGTGGGAAAAGGTTAGTGCTTGGGGAAGGACTAGGAACTATCATAGCCTGCAGTCACAGACTAAACTCTGCTGGGATCCTGGCTGTCCCTGGTGTACTGTTTGGGATTTATACTTGCCTGACTGTTTTAAGTGAATGTTTAGCTGCTTCTTAGGACTAGTCGGTTTGCTGATGAGCTGATTCTGGTTTGGGAAGATCAGTTAAGTGAAGCAGTGGCTTGTGACATGTTGGAAGAAACAGCTATGACAGGTCCAGGATCTTATCTTGCATGTTGTGCTAGGTCCTTCTGTGTCCCTGGACCAGTATTCTGTGGAATTTGACTGGATCAATCTTGGAGAGAGTTTGATGCAGACACTGAAAATCAGCAACATGTCAGATGTCCCGGCCTTTTATCAGTTTGATATTGACAACAAAGGGAGCGTCTTCTCCTTGGATCGCCCCTGTGGCGTCTTGGAGGGCAAAACAACACTGACACTGAAGGTGACCTTTCGACCTACTCACCCAATGAATTATCACCGCAGAGTCGTGTGCCTTGTCCACCACCAGGTATGGGAGGCAAAGGGTAGTTTCTTTGCTGTGATACTTTAAAGACATCTTACAGTGTAACCCAACAGGACTGGCCTGTCTCACTTAGTAGTCCCTGAAAATCTCTTCCCACTGCATTTTCATTAATacttatcatagaatcattaagattggaaaagacctctaagatcattgagtccaaccattaatccaGCACTTCTGAGTCCACCActaaccatgtccccaagtgccacatctacatgtcttttaaatacctccagggatcaTGATTCAACtacatccctgggcagcctggggtGACAACcattttggtgaagaaatttttcccattATCCAATCTAACCACTGCCCAAGCACAACTTGAGATCTTTTCCTCTTATCCTATCACTtcttacctgggagaagagaccaacccccacctggctacgtcctcctttcaggtagttgtagagagcaataaaattccccctgagccttcttttttccaggctaaatgCCCCAACTCCCTCTGCCATTCCTCATgagatttgtgctccagacccctcaccagcttcattgcccttctctggacacgctccagcccctcaatgtttttcttgtactgaggggcccaaaactgaacataGTATTCAAGGCACAGTGTCACaagtgctgagtacagaggaGCAATCCCTGCCCCAGTCCTACTGGCCACACTATTTTTGACACAagccaggatgcccttggccttcttggccacccaggcacacactggctcatgttcagctgctgccagccatcACTCCCAGGTGCTTTTCTGATGAGCAGCTTTCCAACCACTCTGCCCCAAGCTTGTAACGCTGCCTGGGGTtattgtgacccaagtgcaggacctgggcTCTTGTTGAGCAGAATCCCCGTGGTGCGGATTCTTATCAGCAATAGGATATGGACAGTCAGTAATGGATAGGGTGAGGTGCATCCTACATGGCTCTTGTCCATGTAGGTCTCTCTCTTAACTTTAGCTGTACAGCTGTGCACTGAATGCCTTCAATTTTCACTCCAGTTTCAAGAAAATTCTTGTCTCACATCAAGACATAAAGTAAATGGCAGCCTAACACTGCAGATGTTAAGCCTTTTCCAGGCATGGTTTTGGAAGTGAGATACTGGTATGGTGTAACTCTCAAAGCAATCAGAGGACAGTTTATTTCTTATTATCTTACATTGTGTTTTCCCAGGAACCCATGTATGTGGACTTTTTGGGTACCTGCCATTCAGACACAGCTAAGCCAACCACCCTTCAGGAAAGACACCTCTCCTGGTACCGAACCAACATGGTGAGGGGACTGACCTTCTACCCCCCTGATATCCTGAGCATGATGCTGAAGGATGGGAAGTTGCAGATGGATGAAAAGGGAGCCCTCATGCTTTCTCCTGAGGTATGAGCTGCCCTCCCTGGAATCTAAGACACTTCCAGCTGTTCTCTATATATGCTGGGCATCTGTTGTAGAGAAGACAGATCTAGAAGGGCTTGCAGATGCTGGACTGATTTCTTTAGTATTTCTGCTGTTGATGGTCCCAGCACACACCAACACTACCTTTGTCAGCTGGATTTTACCCTGGCTCAGTCACTAAGCCACTTTCTGGCTTTAATTCAGTCATGGGGTCATCTTCTGCTTCGTGTGGTTTCAGATTGAGGCTTACAAACAGAAGCCTCCTTGAAGCCTAGACTCTGAGCTGTCCTAGGAACTCTTACTGAAGTGCATCCTGCATGCCCTCTTGCACATGGAGGCAATCAGTGCCTCGTGTCTCCCACACTTTCCCTGCTCACACTGAGATATTTCCATCCTGTAGATTTTTGAGGACAAGCCACCCAAGGAATACTCTGAACCCAATGCCATGACTGAATATTTCTATGATGGTGTAAGCAGTGACCTGGCCTTGTTTCCTGCTCATGTTAGTGTCAGCCCCACGGAGTATGATTTTGGATGCTGCATGCCACCTCACAAGGCAGAACCTCTTCCTCTCTGTGTGACCAACCATACCAAAGGAAATATCACTGTTGCCTGGACTCCAAGCCATGGCAGTGCCTTCCAAGTGCACCCTGAAATTTGTGACATGCCACCACTGAAGTCTTCAACCTTCTATGTCTTTTGCAAGCCTACTCAGGTCAACAGTCTCtatgcagcagagctggaaggtTTTGCTGTTTACAAGGTTAGTAGGAATTACTAAGACCAGAGATGACCTAGCAAGCAACTGTTTGCAGAATAAAGTATTTTGGAGGAgttaaaattcaatttaaacCCTTAATTTTGATTTTGACAAACCAGCACCTCTATTAACTCTTTTGGCCATTGCTTTGATACACTGTTGGGTTAAAGTTTCTCTATCACCTGTGTCCTGgcaaataaatgcaataaaCAAGTCACAGCTCATGCATGTGGACAGGTACACTTGCTCTTGCCCCCAGGGAGCATGAACCATGGTACACCTCACTGAAGAAGGAATTACTATGAATTATTGCACTATTAGTGTAGATGTGAGCTTGCACAAGAATGGTTATTGTGGCCTGGGTAGTGGGCAATAACTTGGTCTTTGTGTCTGGCCCTCCACAAGTAAAGCTGCTGAGGGCACTGTCACTCTTCGCCCAAGTGACGTGGGATTCACGTTACACAAGTCTGCAGTTACAGGAGATTTAGCACCCAGAAATGTCCTGGTAAGTGAAACCCAGCATTTGcaagtctctctctctgtttctcaTCTGGCACTGGTCAGTCCTTCTTTCCTGAGAATGTCAGTTCCTTAGCCCCAGAGATGTCATTGAATAAGCAGTTGCTTGAGATAGTATGTGCAattggtcccttccaactcagtttaatccgtgattctgtgaaggCACCTTGCCACACTCCCTTCCTCTACACGATGTGCTGTCTCTTGTGTGTCTGCAGGTGATGAGACACTACACCAACATTGAAAACGATGCCACCATCTGTCCATCGTGGTGCCTGACTGTGAGGCTGAGAGCACATACATATGAAGCAGAACGGGAGCACTTCATTCCACAGTACATCCTGGATGTCCCCAAAGTGTGTAACTGATTGACCTTTGAATCTTTGCAAAGACACTTAGTGTTTGCCTCTGAATTCTTTACTTTGTCTCCCATTGCACTGAGGTGTGTCTTTGGTGGTTTCTGATGGTGTGGAGGCTCCTGCTATGGTACAAAAGTAGTATGCTGTTCCTCCTGCATTAGCTTCCCAGCTTCCACCATGTCAGCTGTACTGACCATCTCATTAGCTCTGACAGAAAAGCTGTTGGGATCACCTTCCTTTCTGTTTAAGTGGACATAGGCTCTAACAAGGGTATTCAGTCCCCTCCCAGGAGCCTCAAAAGCTTTGCATGCACTTAGGCACACAGAATCCTCACTTATGAAAGAGAAGTGGTTGTAAGATAGAGGGGAAggttctctctctcctcctgcagtttctgtggcacaataaagtatttttcctaTAAAGTAAAGTGAGATCTGATCCTAGGAAGTAAGAATAGTCCTGAGAACCTCTTATAAAATCTCCTCAGCTAATCTAGGCCATGCAGCCTCTATTTGATATGCATGAAGTGGAGCAAATTCTAGGCTGCTGAAGTTCTTCATCCAGGATGTCGCTATCCATGCAGAAGCTGCAGGCACCAGCAAGCAGCTCATTTACTGGATGGGAACAAAGCACTGCACGATGGAAAATAGCTTCACCAATCCCATGAACCCATGAGGGCcactgagggaagggaaaagaccATTATTTGTGTACCCCTGCAtggtttcatttctttccttgaaaataaGCAGTTAGAAAGTTCCCCATAGACTTGGGATAGTGCTTATTGGAACCTGGAACTGAATATAGTGAAAACTTTTTTGTTAAGCTGGTTTTTAAACCCAgtgaaaataaacctttttgCTTGTCTTCACCAGACTTTTCCTCCTGTAGTTTGTGACACTGATACCTACTGCAGCATGCTGTTGTCCAACACAGGCACCTCTTTGATAACCTTCAGTGTGAACCaaactgcctgtccctctgtTATGGTCAAGCCCAGCTCAGGACACATCATGCCAGGAGGCCaccagattttctttctctccactCACCCAGTTAACAGAGTCACACAGCAGCATGTCCTGCCCTTGCAGCTGAACTCTTATCCTGCATACACCAAGGTAAGGAGGGGGAAGTGGAAGATGGTGAGCAAAGTTTTGTTCCCCTGTAGTCTTCCCTTTTCACAATGACTTGCACTGTGATGCCTATTATGTCTCCTAATGTTTAGTTTggatttttccctttggaaataggaatgaaagaatattttcaacACTTACTATGGGGTCAGCATTGCAGAAAGAAGGCCTTTGTGGTGCCAAACGTCCTGTACCCCTCGTTCCTTGCATTTCCATCTCTTGGAATACCCTGTATTGTGCTAGGGGCCCTACTTGACAGCACAGCCTAAAGCTCTTCCCCTCCTCATTAACATCCACTTTGTTCTTGCTTCTCTCTTGGAAGGAGAAACATCTTTGCAAGGTCCCCCCTGATGTAGCTGAATCTTCTAGTTAATGTCTGTTACTTTTTATCTTAATTCCACAGAAGATTGTTCTCCAGAGTTGTGGGCAGTCCTTTCTTTTGCACTTAGAAGGTGATGGAAATCTCTACTTCAAACCTCTCCATATAGGGACCTCCTCTACACGAATGTACACCATTAAAAACTGCACAAGTCTACCCATGGTTTTCACATGGAAGATTTTTCAGTCTCACAGTAAGATCCTGTCTGTCAGTCCCACTGCAGGGATCCTCCAGCCCTTTGAAGCCATGGTAAGTTCAAGTTCTACCAAAGTTGTAGTTTGCTCTCTACAATACAAccacagcctggctttgaaTATCTGGATGTTCTTTCCCTGTATGAATCTTTGACACAGATGGAGATGGTGTGTCTGTAGAGACCTAGATTAGCTATAATGGAAGAAGGGACTGTGCATTAAATGCAATTGTTGAGGTGTTTGGGTTTATCTCTGGGCTGGAGCTCCTGTCAGCACTCTTGCCTCTTGTGATTGCAGGCTCAGGCATGGACTTTTACTCCTAACAAGGAGACCAAGTATGTGCTGCATGCTATGGTGTTTGtgagctggaaaagcccagACCTCGTGTCTCCCAAAGGTCTCCATTATGTCTTACGGGTCATTGGAGAGGGCGCACTAGGCACCATCAGGGTAAGGAGCAGGGGCCCACTGAGTAGCAGTAGGGGATACTAGGGTGGGATGGGGTCTTGGACTTTCCCTTTTTGCAAAATCTGTACTGGAGGCAGCCAATAAGGATTCACAGCAAAATTCCCAGACACTGCTTTCAGTTTAAACGACAGTACTGATTCTAGTGGCCTAATGGCAGCTTGTTGCAAATGTCTTGCCAGTTCAAATATGACCTTCACAAATCCTCTGGGATTGCTCTCTTCCAGACTAAACCAAGCAAGCCATTTAGCTTCTTGGGAATCATGGTTCTCTCCTCTCATTCTGTCTGCTCTCCTTCtccatttgttttgctgttagtCTGATTTCTAAGTGTAGCGGACCTTTTAAAGTGGCACAGCCAGTACACCTCCACCTGGCTTTCTTCCTGTTACCTGCAGGTGTGTGCAGCCACCTTAATTTTTAGTCAGGTTTCTTAAGGAACCAGaggtaaataaaat from Corvus hawaiiensis isolate bCorHaw1 chromosome 7, bCorHaw1.pri.cur, whole genome shotgun sequence encodes the following:
- the CFAP65 gene encoding cilia- and flagella-associated protein 65 isoform X1 — translated: MATRAGPHGAERPGPARDGTEMLAQAHGEPQSSDSFRKSGYDRKVSSREAKKKKVIFWGIEVPETLSWHGWELGKEIIRHLTLKNVHGKAQKLSYRAPSTPYFFTVFQQPITLNPGMSLTLPIVFRPREKRDYEDSIFFMKAEGEFSVALRAMHPRFGLSMPAAVQLPVCAVHNVTEMTFPVCNVGDLISVFSWETPSPFFMTSDRSTLDPGAECMVKVTFQPEVAGVHNAVATCWFGGEVKQKRTIQLKALAKYPCLRVSVTGKEYEGVQPGKFQDVLCFGSVPVGTTVEKCVEIFNMSVVDAPCRIEQEKDPLLHGYVFSCDVSHGVVPAKGKLVLCIRFQPQIVGEHSTSYFTIGSTGCHLETVLKVVGSCKGPSVSLDQYSVEFDWINLGESLMQTLKISNMSDVPAFYQFDIDNKGSVFSLDRPCGVLEGKTTLTLKVTFRPTHPMNYHRRVVCLVHHQEPMYVDFLGTCHSDTAKPTTLQERHLSWYRTNMVRGLTFYPPDILSMMLKDGKLQMDEKGALMLSPEIFEDKPPKEYSEPNAMTEYFYDGVSSDLALFPAHVSVSPTEYDFGCCMPPHKAEPLPLCVTNHTKGNITVAWTPSHGSAFQVHPEICDMPPLKSSTFYVFCKPTQVNSLYAAELEGFAVYKVMRHYTNIENDATICPSWCLTVRLRAHTYEAEREHFIPQYILDVPKTFPPVVCDTDTYCSMLLSNTGTSLITFSVNQTACPSVMVKPSSGHIMPGGHQIFFLSTHPVNRVTQQHVLPLQLNSYPAYTKKIVLQSCGQSFLLHLEGDGNLYFKPLHIGTSSTRMYTIKNCTSLPMVFTWKIFQSHSKILSVSPTAGILQPFEAMAQAWTFTPNKETKYVLHAMVFVSWKSPDLVSPKGLHYVLRVIGEGALGTIRAQKEHLDLGNVLVGGQQSCSIVLLNDGICTLNYILSVEQFITGPHNPEEVRSDPLALELEHSRGTILARSKAFVRIKVRPARRLRYTWSIKYATCTPTAADLASTKEKQQPLCCIVATGTYPTLRITDATITGSASKLHIWKLFSLDTLNEYLERDPTPGELTYRVPTRHSTCLIPPVYTPLLLDFDFGSAPVGSEPTVARLLLENKGVVPVDWAFLFPSDQKMDMEHWAEDTDFTPQELHQMRVQDNQLFSVSPKSGTLLPGQEKSVQLSHRHDFIGTDRLPVLLKISYGHEILLTFSSVTVEHNQRYVHFASNKHHFAPIAVGGSHPPTQIYKLYNGGSMPVTFEVQLDNIVKIQEKNFRHPVFVCLTPRGEIPPGETGHIEWIFSPLEAKTYSVDVPIHILEGESTPVTFQGVGYNPNTVQKTDTSSQFVSSADYSGSAKLTVPGQAATLSHHRICLGNIPDCTKADQLVFLNNILKNTAVVFAWHISCCKEKAHMLEITPNSGIVQPGESIPCFITLQPTRKPSLCRINLVCEVYIQESLVQYERDLHKWEEEKERRAVEFTITEKDLGTKRKLTSPSVRLSDSAETENLSDSSAVIRKYKTLPPLKSRPTPSQPPGHLERGLLLGKDASQVWVKPEPPKPLVLHLDVSARSYTIEEFLRKFSLDFPKYFLSRPFSAQPSESESVDGKGYRNRMDMEPKWLSLAAASKPELEMVADILTGVIRSLLENSYFQESVRKLQDEPIPYFFQFQSAKSAELQDSRQGSTISSRVSASTDLDLEKDGERKKMSQETSFSHFLESYKIFHQKQLREKEIISRQPAVGNLVELVLKNTLQNILTEASRGEVLLTARPMVIALPRNPSRRITNPAPPSSRA